The Desulfuromonas acetoxidans DSM 684 genome segment TGTATTGCCTTTGCGATTCTGAACATGGCAGCGTCGGCAGGCAAATCGGTCAATGCTTTGGCGTGCCGCATTCATGATGGGCGTGTCAACAAGGCGAAACCAGGCATAGTCCGCATCAGTGCGCTGCGAATGGGCCAGATCTTTGCGCCGTGTTTGCGGATTGCCCCGGTGGCAACCAACACAATCCATCAAAGCAATAGGTGAATCCGTCACAAAATCATGGCTTAGCACAACACGGCTATGGCACTCCAGACAACTGTTGAGCGTTTCGCCAGACACCGGAACCGTCAGCCCGAGCAGCAGGATTAAAATGGCAAGACGAAGGACCAATTTTCACCCCGGAAATAAAAAGCAACAACGGTCAGCAGTACAATCACGATAAAACTCAGAACAGTCACCCAATTGACCCAGCGTTGATCGCGCGGCCACCAGCAGGCCCGCTTGGACGAAGTCACACCGGGCATCCAAGGCAGCATACAAAACAGCCCGCCGAGAAACACGACAGCATAAATGGCATATTTTGAATAACTGACAACCTCCTGCATCCAGATCAGAAACCAGGCAGCACGAGACGGATTCGGCACCCGCGAGACATCGGCTGGTTCAAGCAGCGGCGCTGGAAACAGCGCCGCAAACACAACCGTCGCCAGGATCGTTGCCGCCATCGCCCCCTTGATCAGGCGGAAAAAGGTCGGATCACTTTTGACATAGTTTTTCACAGGTAAGGCAAGGCTCCTTTTTGTTTACGGATCTTGTAAAAATGAAGCGCACACAACAAAACCGTCGTCATGGGCAAGACCACAACATGAAGGATGTAAAACCGCAACAGAGACAACGGCTCACCAACGGCATCCGGCACCAGAAACTGATAAAACAACTCGCCAAGGGGAAGAATCCGCACCAGCTCCATACCGGTCTGAGTCGCCCACAGAGCCAATTGATCCATGGGTAACAGATAGCCGGTGTAGCCGGAAAACAGGGCTAGACACAGCAACAAAAAACCGATCAGCCAATTCATCTGGCGTGGTGGTCGATAGGCCCCGGTCAGCAGTACCCGCAAGGTATGAAGAAAAATGAGCAACAGATAGAGATTGGATGCGGTGCGATGCAAACTGTGCAGAAAGTGGCCACCAAACACCTGCTCTTCAATATAAAGGATTGAGGTGTAGGCATGGTCGGCATGCGGCTGATAATACATGGCCAGCAACAACCCGCTGACCGCCAACAACACAAACAGGGTAAACGCCATGCCTCCCAGACAAAAGGTATAGCTGATTTTCAGGTTCTCTTTGAGAACCATACGTGGAAACAGATGTCGGATAAAATCTTTAAACACGGTCACCATCCTCGGTGGTTCATTGATAAAGCTCGCGTTTATCGCAGCTGACGCCCTTATGGCAGATACCTAACCATAAACCTGCCAGGAATCTGCGCGGCGAACGAGGCGCAATTGTGGTAAGGGTCGATCCGCAGGCCCCCGTGTCACCTCACCATGTCGATCAAAAGTACTGCCATGACAGGGGCAGCTTAATTCCGTCGAGGTCACCGTGAGCGTACAGCCCAGATGGGTACACACCAGACTCAAAGCATAAACGTGCCCCTGTTCGCGAATCAGCGCAAAACGTTGTTGGCGAAACACCAAGGCGCCACGCTCAGGAATCCGCTTGTCCTCTACCGTGGCCAGCAGGGTTTCCTGCGACTTAGAGGCGGAAAAAAAACGGAACAAGCCCCACCCGGAAATCCCACCGACAATCAGGGTTTGGATGAAGCCGCGTCTTTTTTGAGAAAATCTTGCCATTTTTTCACATATCCTCGGCTATACTCCGGTGTCTTCTGACTCATCCGTTCAAAGCGAGCTGGTGGCATAAAACTGCCATTCACCACCCGTTGTCCTTCAGCACGCCATAGGCTGTCAATCCCCAAGCCGTCACGATCCGGACGATAAATCCGTTGTTCGAGAGGTTCGAGGATAAAACGCCGCGCATTACCGTGACATTGATCGCATAATGCCGTTCCCCGACGAATCGTATGCGGCGTAAAGACTTTCCATTCGCTGGCCAAGCGTTGATTTTCCTCTCCCTGAGGCTGATTATCGACCACCTTGCTGTAATAGGCCTGAAATTGGGGACGGATCGGAGCCACCCGACCTTCTTCGTTCACGCCCAACGGTGGTAAATCTTGTCGCTTGAGATAACTGCTTTTAACATAGCGCTCATTGCCGGTGGGTTTAACCCGAAAATAGGCGCGGTTGCTGCTGTTAATGGTTTCAACATAATACGTCGCGTACTCCTGTGCGGCCCAAGATGCATGACAACTGACGCACTCCATGTTCTCCAAATGGGCCGCGATGCCATGCTCAATAATGTCTGGATTCACATCGTGACAATCGCGACACGACTTGGCACTGACCTTTCCGTCCAGAAAGCTGGCCATGGTGTGGCAATCGCTGCAATCAAGACCGGCTTCGGCATGCACATCAGGGCGCATTTTCAGATAATACTGATCATGGGAACGCGGACCACGCTGATAACGTACGCTGTCTTCACGCGGTGCGCGTCCGGAGAAATCCCAACCAACAAAATAGCCCTGATGACACGTCTGGCAGCGGTGTGTATCCGGTGTTGTCATAGCGTGTCCGCTGCCATGGCAATCCGCACACGAGGCGACATGACACTGCTGACAGTTCGTCGCATAGAAGGTAGTATCTGCCCGCCCCCAACTACGTTGGCAAAACTCCTGTTCTGCTGTCCGGCGGCTCATGGCATGGGAAAAAATCATGCCGGTATCAGCATGGCATTCAACACAGCCCAATCCGCGATTGTCGGCAATGCCGGGGTTACCCAGGTTGCCCTGTGCTCCATGACATTCCTGACACGCTATTCCCTGATGAACACCGGACACCGTCACTTCATGACACTGCTGACAAGGTGCTGCCAGCACAGGAGTCACACTAACGATCAGGAGTAACGCGCTGAAGGCAACGGTCAATCTGGTCATAATCTAAAGCCTGTTGGTAGATGGCATCCTTGGGATCATCATGGCAGACCAGACACTGGTTAACCATCAAAGCCCGACGCACTTCGTGTTCATTTAAGGGGCGGCTGTGCTCGCGTACGACAGCAGAAAATGATTGTACTTCGCCCTGTTTCATCACCATAAAACCATCCAATGGTAATTCATCTGATTTTTCACAAATCAGGGTGCTCTCAACACTTTGCCCTGCCACGACATGTTGGCCAAAGCCCAAAAAGGCCGGATCGGCATGACACTCGCGACAACTGACCGCTTTTAAAGCGGTATTATGGGAATAAAACGGCGCAAAACGCAGTTGCTGCTTACCACGAAAGTTCGCTACATATTCCTCTTTTTGAACATTGCCACGACGATCAAGAACCGTGACAAATGTCTGGCAGCCCGGCGTCATCGGAGCAATTTTACCCCGCTGATCAAGCGCCAGGGAAAACGGATAAAGGGAACGGTAATCTTCCGTTTCGCTGAACTTGCCCCGAGTCTCACGGCCACGAACAAAATCCATCCCTTTTTGGGATTGGTCATATTGGGTATGACACCCAAAACACTGCGGTACCGCAGCCGAATGACACGCATAGCATTCCATCCGCTCATGACCGACAATCGTGTGCTCAGGCGTCGCGGCAATCTGCTTGCTGATATGTTCCTGGCCATCACGCTTACCCACTACCACGATTTTACCGTCTTGATAAAAAACATTGGAATAGGGCCGCCCTTTTGAGGTCAAAACCAGCTTATCACCGGTTTTAACCTGGCGCTGGTAGTTGCGCGACTCACGCACCGCATCATGGTTTTCACGCTCGACCACTTCATAACGGGGTCCTTCGTCACCGCTGCCATGGCAATCTTCGCAGGCAACTTCGGTCTGCTGATACATATTTTCATAGGCATAGCCATCTCCCATCACATCGCGAGAGGTATGGCAATCAATGCAGTCCATCCCTTTGTCGAAATGGATATCACCCTGAATATGTGTGACATTGCGCGCCCCACTGATTAGCTCAGGACCGGGGAAACCATTATTGACCGGGACAAGGCCGTTATTGCCATCGTTCATGCCTTGATAAGACAAGGCAATCCGGCCACTACGGTTATGGCAACGAAAACACACCTCATTGGTCGGCAGCGGTTCCATCTGATGACTGGCGGAATGGGGCCATTTATTTTTCATGGCCAAATCATTGCCCTGGTAGGTGCCGTTTTCATTGAACGGAAAGTGACATGCCGCACAGCCCGATGCATGAGAGGCTTTCCACGACCGATGTGACTCCATGCCGACATGGCATAACGAACAGTATTTGCGATACAGCTCGCCGGCCAGATTACGCAGTTTTAAGACTGAATGATGTTCAACCGGATTGCCTTGTGCATCATAAAGCTTCTGATCCTGAGTCGCATAAAGGTATTCTTCGCCCCCTTCCCAGGTCAGGCGAATATTTTTGATAAAACCGGTATTGGTCAGCATCAGGTTGGAACGCACCCGATCCAGCTGATATTGATGGCATTTGCCGCAGGTCTTTTCCCAGAACTTGGGCGCGGAAGGATTGCGCG includes the following:
- the extO gene encoding selenite/tellurite reduction operon b-type cytochrome iron-sulfur cluster-binding subunit ExtO gives rise to the protein MTRLTVAFSALLLIVSVTPVLAAPCQQCHEVTVSGVHQGIACQECHGAQGNLGNPGIADNRGLGCVECHADTGMIFSHAMSRRTAEQEFCQRSWGRADTTFYATNCQQCHVASCADCHGSGHAMTTPDTHRCQTCHQGYFVGWDFSGRAPREDSVRYQRGPRSHDQYYLKMRPDVHAEAGLDCSDCHTMASFLDGKVSAKSCRDCHDVNPDIIEHGIAAHLENMECVSCHASWAAQEYATYYVETINSSNRAYFRVKPTGNERYVKSSYLKRQDLPPLGVNEEGRVAPIRPQFQAYYSKVVDNQPQGEENQRLASEWKVFTPHTIRRGTALCDQCHGNARRFILEPLEQRIYRPDRDGLGIDSLWRAEGQRVVNGSFMPPARFERMSQKTPEYSRGYVKKWQDFLKKDAASSKP
- a CDS encoding ubiquinol-cytochrome c reductase iron-sulfur subunit, producing MARFSQKRRGFIQTLIVGGISGWGLFRFFSASKSQETLLATVEDKRIPERGALVFRQQRFALIREQGHVYALSLVCTHLGCTLTVTSTELSCPCHGSTFDRHGEVTRGPADRPLPQLRLVRRADSWQVYG
- the extM gene encoding selenite/tellurite reduction operon c-type cytochrome ExtM; translation: MIRVLIAIFFLLPFLLVGCGSQSTTSQCEYCHAGLELASDTHQNCIDCHGGDETLTDKKAAHASMYGPRNPSAPKFWEKTCGKCHQYQLDRVRSNLMLTNTGFIKNIRLTWEGGEEYLYATQDQKLYDAQGNPVEHHSVLKLRNLAGELYRKYCSLCHVGMESHRSWKASHASGCAACHFPFNENGTYQGNDLAMKNKWPHSASHQMEPLPTNEVCFRCHNRSGRIALSYQGMNDGNNGLVPVNNGFPGPELISGARNVTHIQGDIHFDKGMDCIDCHTSRDVMGDGYAYENMYQQTEVACEDCHGSGDEGPRYEVVERENHDAVRESRNYQRQVKTGDKLVLTSKGRPYSNVFYQDGKIVVVGKRDGQEHISKQIAATPEHTIVGHERMECYACHSAAVPQCFGCHTQYDQSQKGMDFVRGRETRGKFSETEDYRSLYPFSLALDQRGKIAPMTPGCQTFVTVLDRRGNVQKEEYVANFRGKQQLRFAPFYSHNTALKAVSCRECHADPAFLGFGQHVVAGQSVESTLICEKSDELPLDGFMVMKQGEVQSFSAVVREHSRPLNEHEVRRALMVNQCLVCHDDPKDAIYQQALDYDQIDRCLQRVTPDR
- the extQ gene encoding selenite/tellurite reduction operon b-type cytochrome membrane protein ExtQ yields the protein MKNYVKSDPTFFRLIKGAMAATILATVVFAALFPAPLLEPADVSRVPNPSRAAWFLIWMQEVVSYSKYAIYAVVFLGGLFCMLPWMPGVTSSKRACWWPRDQRWVNWVTVLSFIVIVLLTVVAFYFRGENWSFVLPF
- a CDS encoding cytochrome b N-terminal domain-containing protein, whose amino-acid sequence is MFKDFIRHLFPRMVLKENLKISYTFCLGGMAFTLFVLLAVSGLLLAMYYQPHADHAYTSILYIEEQVFGGHFLHSLHRTASNLYLLLIFLHTLRVLLTGAYRPPRQMNWLIGFLLLCLALFSGYTGYLLPMDQLALWATQTGMELVRILPLGELFYQFLVPDAVGEPLSLLRFYILHVVVLPMTTVLLCALHFYKIRKQKGALPYL